The Medicago truncatula cultivar Jemalong A17 chromosome 7, MtrunA17r5.0-ANR, whole genome shotgun sequence genome includes the window CACTTGGAAGATAGAAAATAACTCTATTTGTACTCATTTTATGTTGTATGGATTCATTTCCAGAAATCACGACTTTTGAGCCTGATAAACTTGGTCCTTCTGACCTATTTCCTCTGTTTTATCAGAAATGCTCACGGATGGATCCACTTCCAATGTTGACATCTGTAATGAGGGAACGATGGGAGGTTTTATTCTGCGTGTTACAGTCATGTTCAACCCTTGTGTTGTATGAATTGTGGCTCCAGTAGTCATAACAacctataaaaacaaaatgagcTGAGTTAGTAAGAGGGTTTCAGTCAAATCGTGACAGTTGACAAGCTAGCACTTGCCATTCAGCACATTGTAGCATTAAAGTGTGTTTGCGATGGTGTTGAAACAAAACTTGCTTCTATTGTTCAACGCCAACCCAAACACAGTTATTTGTTTCAACACAGTGAACCTTAAAATGCGATTAAGAGGAGTTCAAGCAATCAATCATTATCTTTTGCAAAAAAGAGTTAATATGTTCTTAGTCCCCCAACTTATGTTAATGTTTGGTTTTAGTctttaaacaaaacaaagtaACTTTTTCATCCTTAATATCTTGAAATATGCATTAATTAATTCAAGATGATTTATTTtagtccatataatttttttgtcttagtTCATGTCATATTTGATCTTtgttttagggaaaaaaaaccGAAGAAAAGGATcttacaaggactaaattgaaaaaacaaattatattgtatggaaaaaaataaaacaatgacaaCCAATTGTAATTCGTAGCACATTTCAGAACATTGGGGACcaataatattctttttaaacATTAGGGGACAAAACCAaatattaggaaaaaaattcaGGACATTGGGGACCAATAATATCCTTTTTAAACATTAGGGACCAAAGCCAAATATTAGGAAAAGTTGGTggactaaaaacataattatacaaaaaacaattttacaataatatttaGAGACTTCATAAAACCTTGAAAATATCACAACAAAGTAACAAACTTACTGGTGGAGCTCCAACTGCCATTTGAAAGTTGAATCGTCTAACAAGCATTGCAAGTGCTACTACAACCTTTACAATAAGCATCATAAAAGCATACGAACAAAAATTATCATTAGTATGTGCACGACATTTTCTCTCAACAAGTCTTGAGAAAACTGAATCCATTCATACAATTATATGGTTCTTCAACTAGCTCGTCGGATTAGCGGATAACAAAAAAGATTTAACAACACAGCAGTTAACATGGACATACCTCGTATGAAGCAAACATATCCCCTATACATTTTCGTGGCCCTCCGCCAAATGGAAGATATCTACAAGAAAGAATAACATAATAATTTGCCTGTATATTATAAACCATGCAAATTGATTAAATAGAGGTATTATACTTGAAGCCTTGATTTGTCTCATTAGGGTTAGGTCCATCTAATGGCCATCTTTCAGGTTCAAATTTATCAGCATCATTCCACAGTGTTGGACTGCGATGCAGATTCCACACGGATATAAAAATATCTTCTCCTCTGCAAATAATTAATGAGATAAAGTCAGCATATATCAGAAAGAAAGACTCTCAATATATCACatattgaaaagaagaaaaaaattatcgcATACTGTGCATGGAGCCATGGACAAATTCGACAGGGTCTATTTACATATAAAAATCGATAATAGAGATGACCGTGTTTTGTTTAAAGTAATTTTATCAAACCTTAAGTGGGTTAGTGTAGTATACTCTATAGCCAAGAACTTTGAACTAACATTTTTGGTCAATAAGTCAATACTAAGAGAAAGTCGAAGATGAAACAAAGAAATATGAAgactattaaataaaaaaaattggcaaaaCTGTTCTTAACCAGCTAAACAAGATGATATTTTTACGAATTACCTTTTTATAGGATACTCTCCAAGAACATCATCCTCAATAGAGCGACGAATCAACACAGGCGGTTGTGGATAAAGCCTCAGTGACTGAAAATTGTGTATATTTAGAAAAGTCCATCACTAGCAagctataaaaataatcaatttaaacaTGACGGGAGGTATGCAATCTTTATACCTCATTGATCACTCGAGTTGTATATTTAAGTTTCTTCATGTCTTCAATAGTTGGAAATCGGTCACCAAGTACAGAGTCAACCTGtgaaaatgtatatattatCCTATTCTTATGAACCGGAAATCTAATATGATACTTTGATACTACTGTGAAAGCTAAGGATCTCATGAAACCTCTTCTTGGAGCTTGGACATGACACTAGGTTCCTGCAGCcagcataaaaaagaaaaaatattattgtattaGGCTATTAGCCACTACTGCATTATAACATTAATTCTTAAGTTTTATAATTCACAATGAAGAAATAAGTCAACTGTGCATATTTTAGCCTGAGGTTATGTGAAGAAACAACTGCAATGTTCTATTACAAGACGTACACGCACAAGCACACACATATGTATAGGTATTGATACAGAAAtgcacatttattttatttttatttaaccaTAGCCACAAATTTATTACCTTTGAAAGAAGATAAAAGGTCCAAGTTAAAACAGCGGCTGAAGTTTCATGTCCAGCAATGAGCATTGTCATTAAGTCATCACGGAGTTGCTTACTTGTCACCTACAAGGAGTCATTGCTTTCATAGTTTGCACTTGCAACAAGTTTCTCTATTGACTAAAGCAGTTTATGAAGTAGCTAACATACATCATCTCCTGACGCCAACAAGAAGTGAAGAATACTTGGATCTTGTTCATTCATGTACTCTTCATGAAACTGTAGCTCTTCTTCATCCACCATTCTCTGTTTGATGATAattgaaaaacatatattaaacaacaacatatagaGCTTTAGTATTAAAGGTCCACAATAGTAATAAGATGAATCACTGAAGTGTGTTTCTACGAAGAGCTGGCTAATGACagcattaaatttatatttagaaTTGATACTTATTTAACACACGCATCAAAGTCTGTATCATAAATTTCCTATGTTTTTGAAGAGCATACCGGAAAACTATTGCATGCAACATCAGAGAAATAATCTTTGTTGTGTAAAACTAGGTATATTGCAAGACCAAGATATTATATAAGAAGAATGCCCATGTTCTACTAGCCTAAGAAAGATTCAAAATATGTGCTTTAAAGATGAAGTTATAGTAGTTCCTCTAATCTTACTCATAAATGGAAGCAAGAATAACCATCAGATATCAAGTGCATCAATTTCCATGAAACGTTTTAGATGGAAAATACAAGACCTAGATGTAGTTAATCAATAGTGAATTGCACAACAGGATTAAACTATCTCACTATTCCACAAAATATCTGAAAAATTAAGCTAACAACATAGGTATCAAGTTACTGAATTAACTTGAACCTATTTTGAGAAGATAAGCTTGTCGCTTGTGTCACTGTAATGAGAAAATTACCTTGCATATTGCTATGAGATTGTTAAGTGTATCATTGACAAGTTTGAGAGCTGCAGTAACCTTCCTTTGACGCGGGGATATGTCTTTCCATATTGGGAGATCCCAGACTGGAATTGGAGAAATGCTTCGATCTTCTGCTTCTCTCAGTACGGTATAAACAGCCTGACTAATTAGGTAATGTGCAACAATTAACTTCACTGAGAAAAAGCAAGATAAATTGTAAACAGTAACATAAAAAATGACAGAAGGGTAAAAAGTGGTGGATCCAGAAACTTTCATGAATGTTGGCAAGAAAATAGTCTATAATACTTTTCCGGAAGAAAGATTTATGTTTTTACAAACTACATAATttcctgaagaaaaaaaaaactggataAATATATTGGGTTTTGGTCTtcatatatttcatattttgaaaGTCAAAAGTGGACCGAGGAGACATGGGATGCTTAAGGGGACAACGTCTATTTCTCTACGGGGAGAAAAATGTATTATGTACTTTTCAGttttaagtaaaaaatcaattatcttGTGGGGCAATTGCTTCCATCTCTATATACCTACATACACCTGAATAAAGGAATATTCCAAAAAAGTTACCTCAATTATACCAGTGTCGTTTGATAAACTatcaaaatcataattgaaTACTGCTTTCCCAATGACGTCCAACGTCAATCGAGAGAAAAGTGACTCCATTTCAACATCTTCTCCGTCAGATGCAGCAGTATCTAGCTTCTGGCAGAGCCTGTCTGTAGCTTGTCCAAAAAGGCCGATCATAGCTGCTACAAACTATATAATCACATTCAAGAAATGAAATCAAGAGCAAAATAGATAAGCTGCGGTAgtgatttaagaaaaaaaagtttagttgCAAGCATCTCTCAACAGCATCAAATGGATAGATTCAAATGTCATAAATGACATTCTAATGGTGATCAATATTGTTTGGTGAATCTATGTACCTTCATTAAGTAACAATGCTACCTAGCTTCTTAAAGTTTCGAGTATTCCTCAAATATCTCAATTATAACCTATAACCATTCTAACCTACATATCTTAGTAATAGTTTTTCCGGCCTAAGAAAGGAAGCCTTTGATTCACGACATTAGCAGCTTAGAAATATCTatctaagatatgtttcaaacaTTGACTTTAAATAAATCAGTCCAAGAACACTAGAAAACCTTCAGATGCAATGCTGGGACAATAGTACGCCGTCTAACTCGCCATATTTCCCCATCAGCTGGGATAAGCCCTTTCCCCATTACAAAATCCAGGATCTCAGCCAAGATACCCTGCACATGGAGATGTAGCAAACAATGTAAGGAAGAAGCGCCAGAGCAGAAAAACAATTGCACAATACCAATCATTGTTGACTATTGATTGATTACCTTAGAATAAGCCTTTGAATTGTCTTTCAATATGTGTTTGCAATAGCCGGATCCGATACTATCAGAAAGGACTGCAAGATAACCAATAAGGAAACTCAGTTATCCATATAAAGCGCCTTTTATTATTGATTGACATAGTAAAGTTCAAGGTGAGGATAGTCTCTCCCCATTCCATTGCCATGGCAAATAATCAGTGTGATTACAAATCACTTACCTAATGAGGGATCCCTTAATTAAAACCTAAATTATGCAATTGTCATGGACAGAATAAACTATCCCATATAAGACATTGGGCCTTCTTGGATTGACAAATTTCAGTCTATCAGTtggcataaacacttgtgagagtgcatgaaaacaacttatgatagTTGCTTTCAGCTTGTTTTCATAGCTCTCCGTGATagattatgaaaacagtttgactttattttatcttttgccaTAGAAATAGCTTCCCTCAGAGATGGTTGCCAAATGATCATTAGTGCTTGTTATAGTAATAGCTTATTATACATAAGTACTTATGTAACCAAAACTTCAAATTGAAAGTGTGTCTAGTGTCCACATTGACatcgacacatgtgattacttACATCttctcaaattatttattactgCTATCAACCTAtagtgtcagtgtcgtgtttcATAGGTGATTAAAATCACCTACCCCATGAAGGATCCTTTGATTCAAACAAACATAAGTTATGCAATTGTCATGGACAGAAGGTAGAGAAAATGAGTCAAACCTAGTCAACTATCCCATATAACTTATGAGAAAttgttttcaaaaagaaatgaACTAAATTTCAGCTAGAAAAAAGACTTAACTAACCTTTGGTCCAAAATTCAGCCTGAAAATCCCACCATATGTGATGTAAAGTTCATACAATGGAATGAAAAAGGCCTCACTTCGAATGGCGCTAATTGACCCTTTTGCCTCAGGAATTTAGGAtacaaaccaaataaaaattccaaaatctcATTGGACACTCCCAAATTTGACAAGCTCTTCTTTAATATAGAAGGTAAACTGTATCAAAcccaccaaaaaaaacaaaaaaatttaaaacttgtGCCCAAATCAAATTATACACTATAGATAATGAGGATATTATTCAGTACTAACCCATCACTGAATTAAGacaaaaaatcaagaaaagaatgaaaatttGGAAACTTTAAGGTTGTTAATACATACCCAGATTCTTGTTTGACAGTGAATTCACCTGAGGCAATTTTAGCAGACAATTCAGCTCGTCTTTTCTCTTCAAGAAGCTGGTCAGCACTCTTAACAACACCATCATCCACTGAATCATTTGGACTTCTACCAtttgaagaagaacatgcaATGAATGAAGAACATGATCCTCTATGTGATGTTTTTAAGGAACATGGAAAGAGAgaacaagatgaagaaaaagtgGTGGTTGGTTTGAGTGGTTTTATGGTAATATATTTGGAATGAAAGGTTTTTGTTTGAAGTGAAAGAGGAGGAGGAGCATGAAGAAGAGTAAGATGAGAAGCCATAGAAGTTAGATAACACAAAATTGGTGTTACAAAAGTAACATCCAATTGTGGAAGAGATAAGTGTAAGTGTTTTAATACACAACACTCATGTGTCAAAGgagttttgtgtttttgtgtCAGGTTCTGAGTTGGAATCTTTTGGATAGatactattttcatgttttgtttttatgagaATCAGCCACGTTTGATTGAACCACCACGTTCGATTGAACCAATAAGTACGACATCGAAgcattgtaaaaaaattaatatttaaggaTATTTATATGGGAATTGGAATGGAAAGTGTTGTTTGGTAGTGAGTTATTTGTAGAGTAAATAACCAATTAAAgatttgaaattgtaagtttcgtcaattactcaTTCCactgaaattaataaaattttaattgctCCATGAAATTTTacaatgttaatcaatttatcctaactatcaaattcttctgttagtcaacatgacgttttgcaaacaTCCTCCCTGAAGTTTttcacttatgtgcaaaatgccccccaaacttaaaaatttataaaaaaataaaaaacttatccttgactcaaaagaagatattaaaggcaaaaaAATTATCCAAGGAACAAGTTAAGAAAAGTCTCAAACGAGGATATTTGAAATTCATTACACTTAAAATCATTATCCAAATTCATTACACCTAAAAACATTGTCTTTAGGATGAGAGAAATTTTGGTACTTGTAGTTTAATGTATTGAGAGCATCAATTTCTTTCTGAACTCTATGTTGAGATTCTTCCTTTGACAATGAATTTGTTCTCATACAGTTCTCAATTACCTTATCCTTCCTTGAATATTTCTTCTAACTTTACTAGATATTGACTGTTAATAATGTTTTATGTCTTGCCTTGAAACGTTAGAACTGCTACTGCTAGGGCCTGGGGACAATGTTGGATTTATATGGGACTCTGTTGCACTCTATGTATAAGCTCTTTTACTCTGAAAGTTAAATGCTTTTCGTTTTAAAGCATCAAACAAAAAGTATATGCCTCAAGAAAAATTGGAGAGTTTACTTGTGGTTTAATGctattgaagaaaatatttcttCCATCTTTATTTTGATAACCCTGAGTTTATGCTCCAACTACATGCGCTAAACTTTGGGCTGATCAAAGTtttgttaacatttaaaaataaaaaaaaacaaaaaaagttttgtaaCACATACTTtgataaatatgtaaaagaaaaagCACATAAGTTAActgttaaatattaaagttaaatgtttatttttaatatcttttgagtcaaagataagaagaaaaaatatataaatttttaagtttagggggtattttgcacataagtgcaaaatttcggggaatatttacaaaatttcatgttgactaacagaagaatttgataGAAGGGGTAAATTGATAAACGTTGTACAATTTCAtgggataattgaagttttgttaatgtcAGAGGGGCagttgacgaaacttacaatttcaagaggAATAATTGCTTATTTACTCGTTATTTGTATCTATTTTGTTGTTGGTggtattgttttattatgaaaaaataaaataaaaaattggtctGAAGTTGTGAATAAGGTATATGCTGTCTACAACTATATAAACTACTTTATAGAATTAGGTAAAGACAGTAATGAATCCTCGTTTAAAAGATTTaagattaaatatgattttgatttttataaatatatcaactttttcttttaatttctttaaaattttccttcaacttttagtcattataaaattttgaattactactttttgtcattatttttaagttaattttttatttttattaatgaaattgtgcaaaaatgtgtagattattgtaaaaatattttccaaaaaattagaaattgtgcagtttactttaaaagagggaccaaaagtgaagatggaaatttttttgtgggactaaaagttgaaggaaaattttagagggactaagaCGAAAAAtcgatatatttatagggaccaaaaatatatttaacccaaagATTTAATATTGTTATATAGATTCgtcaaaaaatacattaataatTCAAGAAACAAATTCGACGAGTGATTGTAAAAGCTCTTCGGATTTTCCATATTTCAGTATTGTTGTTTGACGAGGCAATGAAGGAATGGTGGATTTTTCATATTTCGGTGGTACATCCAAGATCACGAGTCATGAGTgtgaaatttgtttttctttacgCGTTGTTTTATACAAATTACATACTCCTTGTGTTTGTGCTTactcttaaaaataattttcttgttAGCCAACATCAAAAATAGGCGATCAAAATTTAGGTGAAAAAAACCCCTAGTCGAGAGAAAGTTAGGTAAAGGTCATGATATTTAGGCAAGGAAGAGCAGTTTCTATTAGAGAAATAGTATTAGAAGTTGATGAATGTGTACATCCGCTGTCAAATTAttcttttatgttaaatttttttgttgacgATAAGATGACAATTGATTTGGGCTGTCAAGATGAATGATGTGGCATAGGGACAAAATTGAAAGTAATAAAATAGGAAAACAAACATTTTGGTTGGATGTGTAGCTTGATATGTATTGGTCCCTGATTAAAGATGGTGTGACTCATATTGGTCCTTCAACATCTACATCttcttcaccatcttcatcatctttaaCAATTTGACCTTCATGAACCTTtagaaaaaacctaaaaattcaTTAACAACAACcgttattttcttcatcatcttaataaactccatcattttcttcaaacagacccaaaaaaaactttgaaaaaatgGAAGATTGATTTCActtaaagtcaatttttttcgaGATTTTTTAGAATAAGAAAATTcatataacaataacaacatacaTCGAAAgttgttttcttccttttctattTCACTCATGGTTGTGCCatggtttttgttgttgaacaTTTCGTAAAAAAAGATTTctgaattttccaaaaataaattcaatccaCAAAACCATAtggatttgaagcttgaaaatccATGGATCAAAAGGacaaaagtgaaataaaaaaaagaagataatagTATAATTTTACGAGTAAACCACTAAATTGATCACTGTCTTTGTAAGCGATTCTTAAATTCAAATTAGTATTTGactttattaatatttgaaaatagtttatatctTTGTCAAAAGTTGCTCAATTATGTCTCTCGTCatcatgtaaaaaaataaaaaaatagaaacatatgTAACATTATGACATTGTGAttgaccaatgtcacccaactctataTCACACAAGTCCTATCCGACTAGATGCATGGTTCTATATTTTTCATAATGACGATAGACTTAGTTGAaaaacttttaataaaaaaactaaactattttaaagtagggttaatagtgtttttcacccctgtaatatatgtcatttccggttttcgtccctataaaattttcggtttgatttacACCCTCGTCAAATTTTATTTCCGAAAAACACCTTTAATACGCCATTCAAATTAGTATTTGATTCTCATTTGCCTTATAGGAACCCTGCATGCTCTGAAGGTGGTCCCAGAGTTGGGTCGTTCTTCAATGGTTCTATTCATTGGCTGGTTTATAATTATCAGACTGAAATGGATGTTATTATTGCCTTTGATTTAAAGGAAGCGACAATGGCAGAGATAGCTCTTCCAAATGATTGTTCTCGTGGAATTTATGATTTGTTGGTATTTCATGGACTTATCAGTGTATGGAATGTGGAGAGGTCTACAGTTAAGATATGGGTGATGCAAGAATACGCAGTGCATTCATCTTGGACTACGactcttgatttttcttttcatcctcCTCTGGATTTTTCTCCAATATGCTTTACAAATTGCGGTGATATAGTTGGACCAATTGCTGGTGGTGGATTAGCAAAGCTTAATGACAAAGGACAACTGCAAGAGTATCATTCCTATGGTGACCGTTACTTTATGAGATCCCAAATGGCGGTGTATATAGAGTCTCTGCTTTCACTCCCCGATGGCACTGAGCAAGCTTAAGATAACTAGTGATACCAAACAAtaagaatttgatttgattgtgaaATATTTGTATTTCATACTGTATTATGAACTCTTGGTATCATGAAGCATGGGAAGTGATAGGCAGAATACTGAAACTGGGAAAAGACATAACATAATCGAGAGTAGAGGTGATCTTTATCAGCAGCTCAAATGCCAGTTCACAAATCACATAGCTCTGCTGTTTCCTCCTTGCAGCTCCTTAGTGAAGATGAAATTTGTCTAGTCATTGCCAGTAGGTTGTTTAGTCTCTTTGACTCTATGctttgttgttttatgttgCTTCAAcggttgattttgatttgttttgaatgttgtttgattttggttgaATGGATGGTGCTTTCTTTATGTCTGCATTATTGAAATTGTGCAAGGTGTTTGTGTGCTT containing:
- the LOC11413744 gene encoding uncharacterized protein — translated: MDVIIAFDLKEATMAEIALPNDCSRGIYDLLVFHGLISVWNVERSTVKIWVMQEYAVHSSWTTTLDFSFHPPLDFSPICFTNCGDIVGPIAGGGLAKLNDKGQLQEYHSYGDRYFMRSQMAVYIESLLSLPDGTEQA